CCGTGGGGCGAGTCGATGCGAGAGCTGGCCCGGAGCCTGCGCCGACCCGGGACGCAGCTGGGCTTCTGGTCGCACTTCGTGACGCAGTCGTCCGGGGTGGTGTTCAGCCTCCTGTGGGGGTTCCCGTTCCTGGTCGGCGGCCTCGGGTACAGCCCGGCGCTCGCCTCCGGCCTCCTCATCGCGATAGTCGCGTCCGGCATGGTCGTGGGCCCCGCCATCGGGATCCTCACGGGCCGCTTCCCCTTCCGCCGCTCCAACCTGGTGCTCGGCATCGTGGTGATGATGGGGGCCGCCTGGGGCATCCTCCTGCTCTGGCCGGGCACGCCCCCGCTCGCCGTCGTGGTGGTCGTGGTGGTGGCGATCGGGATCGGCGGGCCCGGTTCGCAGGTGGGCCTCGACTTCGCGCGCACCTTCAACCCGCCGCGGAGCCTGGGCGCGGCGTCCGGCATCGTGAACGTGGCCGGCTTCGCGGCGAGCTTCACGATGATGCTGCTCATCGGGATCGCGCTCGACGTGCAGGACGGCATCCGCGTGGCCCAGGGAGCGGCGAGCGACCTGTACTCCTTCGACTCGTTCCGGATCGCCTTCGCCGTGCAGTACCTCGTGGTCGGCTTCGGCGCGGTCATGCTCGTCCGCACGAGGCGCCGGACCCGGCGCGTGCTCGCCGACGAGGGAATACGCGTGGGGCCGCTGTGGGTTGCCTACCTCGACAGGCGACGCCGGCGCCGCGCCTGACGCCGGCCGCAGTCCCGCACGGATTGGCTCGTCCGCGCGCCCATCCGTGCAATAATCAGATACGGACCCGTTCATGTCCCGCGTCTCGCGCCGCCCCGGTGGTGCACGAGCAGCGGACTTGACATGGGTCCTAGCAATGTCCGAAAACAACCCCGACCCACCTCCGGCAGGTCTCCCCGCAGCAGCACCGCGGAGCGCGCGACCGGTCGTCGTGGGGACGAAAGGTGTTCGCATGGCCACCCCCTCCACCCCGTCCGCCACCCTGGACGCGGCCGCCGCGACCGGCACGGCCGACGCCGCCGCGACGGGTGAGGCGAAGGCCCCCGCCAAGCGCGCGCCGGCCCGCAAGCCGGCCGCCGCCAAGAGCGCAGCCGGCACGGCGACCAAGGCGCCCACGAAGGCCGCGGCCGCGAAGGCCGCCGCTGCCGCCGCCGCCGATGAGGCCGACGCACCCGCGGTCGTCAAGGAGCCCACCGCCCGGGCCAAGGCCGCCGCCGCCAAGAAGGCCGCAGCCGCGTCAGGCGACGCCGCTCCCGCGAAGGCACCCCGCAAGACCGCCGCCAAGAAGACCACCGCCGCCGCGGACGGTCCCGCCGACCCCGCCGAGGAGGAGGCCGAGGAGGTCGTGGTCCCCGTCGCGGAGGACGACACCGAGGACGAGGTCGTCGAGGACGGCGCCGCGAAGCCCCCCGTCGTGCTCGAGCCCCTCCCCACCGGCGCCATGGTGCTGTCGAACAAGGAGGAGGACG
This is a stretch of genomic DNA from Clavibacter zhangzhiyongii. It encodes these proteins:
- a CDS encoding MFS transporter, which produces MSTRRARIVLGVAMAAYLSSVLQRGSLGVASVEAGERFHASASLLSTLAVTQLVVYAALQIPVGVLIDRVGPRALLASGALLMVAGQVTLALSTSLEVAVVGRMLVGAGDAMTFVSGLRLINTWFSGPRVPVLSQWFANVGQLGQVLSAVPLSLVLHTAGWTPAFLGSASVAVVALVAVVVAVRDRPTGDAPPPRVPWGESMRELARSLRRPGTQLGFWSHFVTQSSGVVFSLLWGFPFLVGGLGYSPALASGLLIAIVASGMVVGPAIGILTGRFPFRRSNLVLGIVVMMGAAWGILLLWPGTPPLAVVVVVVVAIGIGGPGSQVGLDFARTFNPPRSLGAASGIVNVAGFAASFTMMLLIGIALDVQDGIRVAQGAASDLYSFDSFRIAFAVQYLVVGFGAVMLVRTRRRTRRVLADEGIRVGPLWVAYLDRRRRRRA